A part of Palaemon carinicauda isolate YSFRI2023 chromosome 8, ASM3689809v2, whole genome shotgun sequence genomic DNA contains:
- the LOC137645050 gene encoding tetraspanin-7-like — translation MGKRLQTRAAVACMKTLLMTFNVIFCICGLIVLATGAVVKLELSKYLQVSAEFSATAPYVLMATGGLMFLLAVLACCCTAKGQPVLLYIYAAFLLVIFVILVGEGVSTWAFRKSLMNDFLEGLTTAFRDYEKSPTMARAVDNLQSRLSCCGIQNASDWVSMPYGFNNDPPFPPSCCKESQDGLCLAMHSQGCYPTVISLVEAGIGAFLIMALTFTCLMVVGVLLACCLARNINRAKYEQV, via the exons ATGGGGAAACGACTTCAGACGCGAGCAGCGGTGGCCTGCATGAAGACACTCTTGATGACGTTTAACGTCATATTTTGC ATATGCGGTCTGATCGTCCTGGCCACAGGGGCCGTGGTCAAACTGGAGCTCTCCAAGTACCTGCAAGTGTCGGCAGAGTTTTCCGCTACGGCTCCCTACGTTCTTATGGCCACCGGCGGTCTCATGTTCCTCCTGGCTGTCTTGGCTTGTTGCTGCACGGCCAAGGGCCAGCCTGTTCTTCTTTATATA TACGCGGCATTTTTACTGGTGATTTTCGTCATCCTAGTAGGAGAGGGCGTCAGCACATGGGCCTTCAGAAAAAGCCTCATGAATGACTTCCTAGAAGGACTCACTACAGCTTTCAGAGACTATGAGAAATCTCCCACAATGGCCCGGGCTGTTGATAATCTCCAAAGCAGG CTCTCATGCTGTGGCATCCAGAACGCCAGTGACTGGGTATCAATGCCATATGGCTTCAACAACGATCCTCCGTTCCCACCATCATGTTGCAAGGAGTCTCAAGATGGACTTTGCTTAGCAATGCATTCACAG GGATGTTACCCAACAGTCATCAGTCTTGTCGAAGCTGGAATCGGTGCCTTTCTCATCATGGCTCTGACATTCACATGTTTGATG GTTGTTGGTGTCCTACTGGCTTGCTGTCTCGCCCGCAACATCAACCGAGCGAAGTACGAGCAAGTCTGA